A window of the Mesotoga prima MesG1.Ag.4.2 genome harbors these coding sequences:
- a CDS encoding radical SAM protein, whose translation MINSDDIRKWLVSSGVLNKVGKPSRYIGKELNRVIKDPDDKLRILLSFPDTYEVGMSHLGLKILYKELNKTDEFYAERAYLPWKDMIEEMIGARIPLYSMETYTAAAQFDIVGITLQYELCYSNVLALLELAGIPILQRERTTEPIVLGGGPCSTNPEPMADYFDAFVIGDGEAVTPQICIEVRENIELLRSGRRRELLELLSKIQGVYVPSLGRRKVVKAVIADLSDYEIDPSPLVPYMKTVHDRAVMEVLRGCNRGCRFCQAGMIYRPVRERGVDELRESVQKVLKATGYDELSFLSLSTMDHSSIDVLSEEILPLLEPQRVALSLPSTRIDSFGVKIASQIASIRKTGLTFAPEAGSQRLRNVINKNVSEDDLMATVKAAKNSGWQRVKLYFMVGLPTERDEDLEEIVRLARRVKAVGFKEVSVSAAIFIPKPHTPFQFSPQISEVEASRRLGILRKLSGRGIQLSCHDPSSSTVEGVLSRGDRKVGRAILRAYKSGAIFDEWNEEFDASIWQEAFKTEGVDVQNYMKGYSTQDELTWDHISLGISKRFFIEEYEKALREETTGDCRWVGCTGCAVCQTLNVTNVLRKA comes from the coding sequence ATGATTAACTCTGACGACATTAGGAAATGGCTAGTCTCTTCGGGCGTGCTGAACAAAGTCGGAAAACCTAGCCGGTACATCGGCAAGGAACTGAATCGCGTCATTAAAGATCCAGACGACAAGCTGCGTATCCTTCTCTCCTTCCCAGACACATACGAAGTCGGTATGTCACATTTAGGTCTGAAAATCCTCTATAAAGAGCTCAATAAAACCGATGAGTTCTATGCAGAGAGAGCTTACCTTCCGTGGAAGGACATGATCGAGGAAATGATCGGCGCTCGGATCCCCCTTTATTCAATGGAAACATACACTGCCGCTGCCCAATTCGACATCGTTGGAATAACTCTTCAGTACGAGCTCTGCTACAGTAATGTGCTCGCGCTACTTGAACTTGCAGGCATTCCCATTCTACAGAGAGAGAGAACTACGGAGCCGATAGTGTTGGGTGGCGGTCCATGTTCGACCAACCCAGAGCCAATGGCCGACTATTTCGACGCCTTTGTCATTGGAGACGGAGAAGCCGTAACACCTCAGATTTGCATTGAAGTAAGAGAAAACATAGAACTACTTAGATCTGGCAGAAGAAGGGAGCTTCTGGAACTGTTATCAAAGATTCAGGGAGTTTATGTTCCTTCACTAGGAAGAAGAAAGGTTGTCAAAGCAGTCATTGCCGACCTCTCGGACTACGAGATAGACCCCTCTCCACTGGTTCCTTACATGAAAACCGTTCACGACAGAGCTGTCATGGAAGTGCTGCGGGGTTGTAATCGCGGCTGCAGATTCTGCCAGGCGGGGATGATTTACAGGCCTGTTAGAGAACGTGGAGTCGATGAGCTAAGGGAATCCGTGCAGAAGGTACTCAAGGCAACTGGATACGATGAGCTCTCCTTTCTCTCACTCTCGACAATGGATCACTCCTCAATAGATGTCTTGAGCGAAGAGATCCTGCCTTTGCTTGAGCCGCAGAGAGTTGCGCTTTCTCTTCCCAGTACTAGAATAGATTCTTTTGGTGTCAAGATAGCCTCACAAATCGCGTCAATAAGAAAGACCGGCCTAACATTTGCTCCGGAAGCAGGTTCTCAGCGCCTCAGAAATGTAATAAACAAAAATGTTTCCGAGGACGATCTGATGGCTACCGTTAAGGCTGCCAAAAATAGTGGCTGGCAAAGAGTGAAGCTATATTTTATGGTTGGTCTGCCTACTGAGAGGGATGAAGATCTTGAAGAGATAGTCAGATTGGCAAGAAGAGTTAAGGCTGTCGGTTTTAAAGAAGTATCTGTTTCTGCTGCAATCTTCATACCAAAACCCCATACACCGTTCCAGTTCTCACCCCAGATTAGCGAGGTAGAGGCTTCAAGAAGGCTTGGAATCTTGAGAAAGCTGTCGGGAAGGGGAATACAGCTCAGCTGCCACGATCCATCCAGCAGTACAGTTGAAGGTGTGCTAAGTAGGGGCGACAGAAAAGTAGGCAGGGCAATACTAAGGGCTTACAAGTCTGGAGCGATCTTTGACGAGTGGAACGAGGAATTCGATGCTTCAATATGGCAAGAAGCCTTCAAGACAGAGGGAGTAGACGTACAAAACTATATGAAAGGCTACTCTACTCAGGATGAACTTACCTGGGACCACATTTCACTTGGTATTTCAAAACGTTTTTTTATCGAGGAATATGAAAAAGCCCTAAGAGAAGAGACGACCGGCGATTGCAGATGGGTGGGTTGCACAGGCTGCGCCGTCTGTCAGACTCTAAATGTCACTAATGTGCTTCGCAAAGCTTGA